CGTGATCGAGCCGAGCGAGAACGTGCTCCGGAACGAGGATGCGATAAAAGCGTCCGCCTCCGAGCAAAGCGACATAATGAACGCCATGACGATCATGACAAGCGACGACGTGATCGGATTGCTGCCCATATGAATGAGCGACGAGGTCGGAATGAAGGTCTGCATCGAGGCTGCGATTAACGCGCCCAGCACGAGAAATTTGCCGACCGAGAAAAACTCCTCGACCGCATGCACCATCACCTCGTACAACTGCGTGCCCAGCGGCGGCTTCGGCGCCGCGTACGAAGGCTCGGCCGCGGCGGCGATTTCCGCTGCAGCGGTACCGGCGCCGCGAAACGGCAGTGCCGGGAACAGAACCGAGATCGCGATCGAGACGAGGAACGCGACGGCAATCGCCGCTCCGGCGCGGATCCCGGCCATCTGCCAGTCGTTGCCGAAGGCGATATAGGTCGCGAACAGGACGATCGGATTGATGATCGGGCCGGTCAGCATAAAGGCGATGCCGGCGCCGAGCGGCACGCCTTTGCCCAGCAGCCGCCTCGTAATCGGCACGATTCCGCATTCGCAGGCCGGAAAAAAAACGCCGATGCCGCAGCCGAGCAGCGTGGAGAGCAGCCGGTTCCGCGGCATGATGCGGGCGATGAAGCTTTCCGTCAGGAAGGTCTGAATCAGTCCGGAAACAATAACGCCGAGCAGCACGAACGGGATCGCTTCCATCACCATGCTGAGAAAAATGGTGTTCAGCTGCAGAAAGGTTTTCACGCGGACCTCCTTTAGAACGGCACGTTCCGGCGGCGGACGAGCGGATCGCATCGAAAAATAGTAATGATTACTATATGTTAATATAAGCCCACGAAAGTCGTCAGCGCAAGAAATACGGACTGCCAAGTGTGCCAATTTTTTGAATGATCGGAGGACAATTCGGGATACTACCTGTTGGGCGTCTTCACCTTGGATTCCCATGTGTACCGGAAATTTTTCCGAAAATTTTGAAAGTAAAGCAAATATTCTATATTAAGGGTGGGTTCAACCAATGGCAACCGTATTGTACATAACCGCACATCCGCACGATCACACGGCTTCTTACAGCATGGCTGTCGGCAAGGCGTTCATCGACAGCTACCGCGAAGCGCATCCGCAGGACGAGGTCGTTCATCTCGACCTGTATAACGCGCACATTCCGGCGATTGACGCGGACGTGTTCAGCGGCTGGGGCAAGCTGCGCTCCGGATCGGAGTTCGAGGCGCTGTCCGATGCCGAGAAAGCCAAGGTCGGCCGCCTGAACGAGCTTGTCGATCAGTTCGCCGCCGCCGACAAATACGTGTTCGTATCGCCGATGTGGAACTTCTCGTTCCCTCCGGTGCTGAAGGCGTATGTCGATTCGTTCTGCATCGCCGGCAAAACGTTCCGCTATACCGAAAGCGGCCCCGTCGGCCTGTTGACCGGCAAAAAGGCGCTGCACATCCAAGCGAGCGGCGGCATCTACTCCGAAGGTCCGATGACGAGCTTCGAAAGCGGGCACAGCTATTTGGCCAAAATTATGAGCTTCATCGGCGTGCCTTCCTTCGAGGGCATCTTCGTCGAAGGCATGTCCTATACGCCGGATAAAGCCGACTCGATCAAGCAAGCGGCCATCGAGATAGCAGGGGCTGCCGCAAAACAGTTCTAAATCCGTCTTCGCCGGATTCTCCTATTCCTACGGGGGATCCGGTATTTTCATTTCCGCGTGCCCCATCGGAAGAATTAGGCCGCCGGTTTCATTAGAAGCCGGTCTTTTTTATCTTCGTCTCAGGCATAACGGGTGAAGCTCGCGCCGGCATGGGCTTTTACAGGGAAACACGGGAGTGGTATCATCTTTGGTAATCAAGCATCTGGTTGAAGAAACAAATGACAGCAGGCCAGCTGCTGCAGCCGGGCAAGTGGCATGCGCCGAAAGGAGACTGTAGGATGCCGAAAAAGAATCCCCCGGGCTTTTGCTTTGTCGGCGATCATCCCGTCCTTGATTTTATCAACACGAAGCTGAGCTCGTACGATTTATTGAAGGATTACCCGTCCTTGCTGAATTGGCTGCACGAGGCGCATTTGCTGAGCAGGGAAGAGGCGCTCGCCTATGAACAACGATGGCCTCAAGCTCAGACCGATGAAGCGGCCTCCACCGCGATCGAACTGCGAAGCAATCTGATGCAGTTAATCGAGAAATGCAGGAACAACCGGCCAATCGCGGATACGGACCTGAATCCGGTCAATCATTTGCTTCAGGATCGGGCGGTTGCCGACAAACTGGCGCTCATGGACAACCGGTTTATCGTTGAAAGGCGTCTGGTGATCCGCAAACCCGTCGATCTGCTCGTTCCCATAGCGGAAGCGGCGGCCGATTTGTTGAGCGCGAACAAGCTTCATCTCGTCAAAAGATGCGAAAATCCGAAATGCATGCATTATTTTTACGATACGAGCAAAAACGGTTTGCGCAGGTGGTGCAGTCAGAAAACGTGCGGCAATCGAATGAGGGTGAACGCTTATCTGCAGAGGCACCGGGATAAACAAGAGGCAGCGGACAAAGATTAATCAACAAGCCTGAAGATAAGGGCTTGTTTTTTTATGCTCCTTTTTATTAATGGTTAAAAATGTTCTTTACACGTTAATAAAACTGGAATATAATGCTTTTAGAATCATTTAGGATGTTAAAACCGCAATGAACCAGCTATTTCAAGGAGGAATCCATCTTATGGCAATCGTTTTGTATGTAACCGCCCATCCGTTCAATCACGATACGCACAGCTTATCTGTTTGTAGGAAATTCATGGAGACGTACCGGGAAGTCAACCCCAACGACGAAATCATTCATTTGGATCTGTATCGCGAAAATATTCCGCAATTTGACGCGGATCTGCTGCAGCGCTGGGGCCAACCGCCCGCCGGACCTTCCTTCGAGGAGCTGAGCAAGGAATCGCAGGCCAAGGCTCTTCGGGTGCATGCGCTGGCCGACCAGTTCGTTGCGGCCGATAAAGTCGTGATTGCAAATCCGGTATGGAATTTCTCGATCCCGCCGCTTTTGAAGACGTATATCGATGCGATCAATATCCCGGGCAAAACCTTCAAACGCAGCAATAACGGCATGCGGGGCTTAGGAGGTCTTGAAGGGACTCAGAAGGGGAAAAAAGTCGTTCATATTCAAGCCTCCGGCACGGTGCTGTCGCATGGGAAATATCAAGACGTCGAACTTAGCCATCGCTATGTGAAGGCAGTCATGAACTTCATGGGGATTGAACATGTGGAGGCGATTTATGCGGAAGGCATGCACGAGCGCCCCGACCTGGCGCAAAAGATCATCGAACTAGCGATGGAACAAGCGCGTACGATCGCGAAACGATTCTGATTCGGCTTTATTTCTTCGGCAAGCCGGCTTTCCGTATTAGGGACGGCCGGCCTTTTTGGTTTATAATACAGATATCGCCAGCAAGGAGGGAGAATAACGATGAGCTACGAAGCTTATTTTCAGACGAACCGCGAGCGGCATTTGGACGAGCTGAAGGAATGGCTGTCCATTCCGAGCATTTCCGCGCTGTCCGCGCACAAGGAAGACGTAAACCGGGCGGCGCAGTGGGCCGCGGACCGGCTTGCCGAGGCCGGACTTGAGCATGTGAAGGTCCACACGACCGGAAAGCATCCGATCGTCTACGCCGATTATTTGCATGCGCCGGGCAAGCCGACCGTGCTGATTTACGGGCATTACGACGTGCAGCCGGTCGATCCGCTGAACCTGTGGACGACGCCGCCCTTCGAGCCGGACATAAGGGACGCGAAGCTGTACGCGCGGGGGGCGACGGATGACAAAGGCCAGCTGTTCCTGCATATTAAAGCGGTTGAAGCGATCTTGAAGCAGGAGGGCGGGCTGCCCGTCAACGTCAAATTTTGCATCGAAGGCGAAGAAGAAATTTCAAGCCCGAGCCTGCCGCCGTTTCTGAACGAGAACCGGGAACTGCTGGCGGCCGACGCCGTACTGATCTCCGATACGTCGCTGATGGAGCCGGGAAAACCGGCGATCAGCACCGGGCTGCGGGGTCTGTGTTCGCTGGAGGTGAGCGTGACCGGCGCCAATACCGACCTCCACTCCGGTACATACGGCGGCGGCGTGCCCAATGCGCTTCACGCGCTGGTTGCGCTGCTGGCTACGCTGCACGACGAGCGGGGGCGCGTCAGCGTCGAAGGCTTTTACGAGGGCGTGCCGGAGCTTTCGCCGCTCATGCGGGAGGAATTCGCCAAGCAGAAGCTGGACGAGAACCGGCTGCGCGAGAGCCTGGGGCTTGAATCGCTGTACGGGGAAGAGGGCTTCTCCTTCGTGGAGCGCGTGGGCGCGCGCCCGACGCTGGAACTGAACGGGGTGTACGGCGGCTTCCAGGGCGAAGGAACGAAGACCGTAATCCCGAAGGAAGCGCATGCGAAAATCACCTGCCGTCTGGTCGGCGATCAGGATCCGCAGGATATACTCGATAAAATCAAGCGGCACCTGCAGCGTCACATTCAGCCCGGCGCACAGCTGCACATTCAAGAAGGCGAGAAAGCCCGCGCCTTCAACGCCGATCCGTCCGACCGCATCTTTCAGCTCGCCGCGGACGCCTACGAGCAGGTTTACGGCACGCGCGCTCTGTTTACGAAAGACGGCGGCTCGATTCCGATCGTCGCGGCGTTCAGCCGCGTGCTCAGCGCCCCGGTCGTCATGATGGGCTTCGGCCTGCCGAACGAAAATCTGCACGCGCCGAACGAGCATTTCCATCTCGAGAACTTCGATAAAGGGCTTCGAACTCTCGTTGCATTTTTGAAGCTTATGTAATCGCACACGAAAATCGCGAAGCCGCCGCGCTTCGCGATTTTTCCGTTCTTGCCGAGAGAGCGGAACGCCCTCCGGCTTGCCGGATGCTTACGTTACGCCGGCTTATGACTGCGAATTAGCCGGAGGCTCAGCGGTTTTGACCGGGAGCGTGTAGGAGTAAAGACGATTGTCCTTCCGGAGCGGACTATTGTTTTTAAAATAAAGAACGGCGCCTTTCCGCCCCGCATACTTCAAGTAATCCCCATAAAAGGGCACGTCGTTCGTGACGGCGTACTTTGCGTCCTCCGCGTCCAGCAGCTTGTCGTACAGCTTTACGCTCGCGCCGGTTTTTCGGTCGACCAGCGTGAGAAGACCGGACTTATTGGGGCGGATAAGCAAAAAGTCGTCGCCGGCGCCTTCGACGAAATAGTTATCGTCTTCGCCGCCGAGCTTGACGAGATTGAGCGTATCCGTCACGTTCCCCGTGCCGTCCTCGATTACCCGCAGCGTCCTGCCGTTTGTAAGCAGCAAACGGTTCCCGTACCGCGTCACATTTTGCTCGAACCGGTTCCAATAGAGGACGTCGGACTGGCGGATGACGGCGCCGTTTTTGAGCACCAGCGTATAAATATGGTTGTTCAAATGCGGCTCGCCGTAATTATTCGTGATGGTCAGCAGCATAAGTCCGCCTGGTGTCTTGGCGAAATCCATCTGCGCCCCTTCATACAGCTTGGAACCCAGATTGGCAAGCTTTCTTGTGCGGCCGCTCCCGTCTTTTACGAACAGCTCGCCCGTGTTGAAATGAATGCTGTACGTCATGCCGCCGTACGTTTGGCTTGCGCCTGCAAATGTATGCAGCCCCCCGGCACTGACGATCCGGTGCTTGGCATCCCACTCGACCGGACCTCCTTCGAGCGCCGCCGCGATAAACCGTGCAGGCAGATACAGCTCGCCGTTATATAGAAACGGGGCCCCGTAGACATCGACGAGACGGCTGTCGATTACGCCGGTTCGGCTTCCGACCCGGACGGCGGCCATCCTTCCGTAGCCGTCAAACTCCGCGCGCCGATGCGATTTGTCCCACTTTGACGTCATGCCTGCCGACTCCAGCAGCGAGCTTGACAAATAGGCGGCGCCGTCTTTGATCAGCGCGCTCCCCGTCGCCTGGCCTCCGCCCTCCATGATCAGCCGGCTGTATGCAGGCACGGCAGCGCTTGCAATAGAAGGCACCGTCAGCGCCGCTGCCAGCGACGCCGTTAAGATCCATTTTCCTCTCACGGCTATTCCGCCTTTCCCGCTAAAATCATTCAACCGGATAGACGGGCGAGCCGCCAGAATAGTTGCATGGCAGCGGTCATTGTAATAATAAAAATTACAATTACTTTGAAATTTTAAGATTCCGTTAAGCAGGCTGTGCTATACTTTCGATTTGAACGATTCGGAATGGAGAGGACAAGACTTGCGAAACTATTTTTTTTCGGGTAAAAGGACCGGCTGGCCGCTGGCGGTCCTGCTGCTGATCGGCATGGCGCTGAATTTCTTCCTGCAGGCCGCAACGCTGGGGATGAACGTCTGGCAGGTGCTGGCGTGGATTTCGAATTATTATTGGATGTTTATCACCGGCGGACTCGTCCTGTTTTTTCTGCTGCTGGCGTTCGCTTCCGTGTTTAATGTTTACGCGGGAACGCTGATCGTGCTCATCATCGGCGCGCTGATCGGCATTTCGGATTATAAAAAGCTCGGCACGACGGGCGAGCCGCTGTATCCATGGGATCTGCTGCTGCTTAAAAATGCCGGGGAAATGAGCAAAATTACAAGCGGGATGGTCTCGCCGCTGGCGATTGCCGCGGCCGTCGTCGTCCTTGCCGCGCTGATCTTCCTGATCGTCAAGCTGCCGAAGGTGAGGCTTCCGCTCGGACTGCGCATTCTCTATGCCGCCGTCTCGATCGCCGCGGTCACCGCGTTTGTCCAGGTGCTCGGAGGCAGCCATACGAAGCTGTTCGGGGCGATCGACTATCAAAATATTTTTTGGAACCAAAAGGTCAATTATTCGCAAAACGGCTTCCTGTTTGCATTTGCCGCCAATTTGAAGCAGAACCTGATCGAGAAGCCGGAAGGCTACAGCGAGGCGGCCGTGACGGCAATTGCAAAAAAATATGCCGCGATGCCGGATCCGCAGCCGGTCCAGGAAGAGGAGCAGCCGAACATCATGTTCATGATGGACGAGGCTTTCTTCGATTCGACCCGCCTGCCGACGCTGAAATTCAGCGAGGATCCGCTCAAATTTATCCATGGCGGGGAGAAATCGACGCCTGCCGGTTACATGCTGTCGCCGGAATTCGGCGGCAATACGGCGAATATCGAGTTTGAGGCGCTGACGGGCATGTCGATGTATTTTCTGAAGGACGGCTCGATTCCGTATCAGCAAAAAATCGTCAAGGACGCTTCGCTGCCGTCGATCGTCAGCATCTTGAAGGACCGCGGCTACCAGGCGCTGGCGCTGCATCCGTTCGACAAAACGTTTTACAACCGCAACCGGGTGTATCCGATACTCGGCTTCGACAAATTCACGTCGCAGACGGAAATGCCGGATCCGCAGCGGATTACGCCAAACGGCTATATTTCCGATTTGTCGGCCGTGAAGGAAGCGGTGCGCGAGCTGCAGGCGTCGGACAAACCAACGTTTCTGCATCTGGTGACGATGCAAAACCATTTCCCGTTCGTGAAAGGCAACAACGGTCCCAATACGGTAACGGTGACGGGCGAGCCGGAAGGGCGCAAGGACGAGCTGGAAACGTACGTGCAGGACACGAAGCTGACGGACCAGGCGCTCGCCTATTTGGCGAATGCGATCAAAAGCATCAAACGCCCGACGATCGTCGCCTTCTGGGGCGATCATTTGCCCGCGCTGTCCGCCGATATTTATACGAAAGCCGGCTGGGACGGCAGCCCGCGGCTGAAGCACGAGACGCCGCTGCTGTACATCGCCAACTTCGATATCGGCAAAACGCCGGTCGGCACGCTCAGCCCGGCTTTCATCGGCCCGACGATTTTCGAGCTGTCAGGGCAGAAGCTGCCGCCGTATTACAAGCTGCTGGAAAAGGTGAAAGCGGAAATTCCGGGGCTGAACAAAAACGTGCTGATCGGCGGGAACAATACCGTCATCACCGGGCTGTCGAACGAGCAGAAGGCGGTGCTGGACGACTACCGCATGATCGAATACGATTTGCTTGAAGGCCGCGGCTACTCGAAGCAGCTGTTGTTTCAATAACGGTCTGCAGCGTCCGATGCGCGGGAACGGCCCCTTTGTGAAGAGGGGCCTATTTTGTGTTATGATAGGTTTAATTATCGGATGGATGAAGGGGAAGAGGAAGTGAATCTGGAACTGCAGCAGTTTAAAGCCGAATTTTTCAAAGCGCTTGCCCATCCGCTCCGCATCCGCATCCTGGAGGTGCTGTCGGAGGGGGACCGGACGGTGAACGAAATTCAATCGATCATCGGCAGCGAAGGTTCGGCGGTATCCCAGCAGCTCGCGGTGCTGCGGAACAAGAACGTGGTATCCGGCAGCAAGGACGGGACCTCCGTGACATACAGCCTGCGGGATCCGCTCGTGAAGGATCTGCTCGTCGTCGCCAAGCAGATATTCGACAATCATTTGGTCGGCACGATTACGCTGCTGGAGCACATGCGGACGAACGAACAGTAACGGCTCGAACGAAAGACAACGCCTGACGGCAAACGCCGTCATTTCGGGCGTTGATTTTTTTTGGGCCGAGGATTATGATTATCGATATATTCAAATAATCAAATATTAATAAAAAAGAAGGTTTGATCATGAAATGGTCGGGGAGATTCGAAGGTTATGGCCTGCACATGCTGCGGCGGGATCTTGTATCAGGACTGATTGTCGGGATTGTCGCCATCCCGCTGGCGATGTCGTTTGCGATCGCATCCGGCGTGAAGCCGCAGTTCGGTATTTACACGACGATTATCGCAGGTTTCCTCATTTCTCTGCTCGGAGGGTCGAGGTTTCAGATCGGCGGGCCGACCGGCGCCTTCATTCCGGTTCTACTCGGCATTGTCCTGCAATTCGGGTACGGGGATTTGCTTATCGCCGGAATGCTTGCGGGCGTTCTGCTTATTCTGATGGGCGTCTTCCGGCTTGGCGCACTGATCCAGTTCATTCCCCGTCCGGTGACGGTCGGCTTCACGTCAGGCATCGCCGTCATCATTTTCTCCGGCCAAATCGCCAATTTCCTCGGCCTGCGGGACATCAAGCGGCACGACGATTTCCTGTCCAGCATGAAAGAAATCGGCCTTCATATTTCTACGGTCAACCCGTACAGCATAACGACGGCAGCCGTATGTCTGGCCGTTATCGTCCTGATGCCGCGGCTGCTCCCCCGGATTCCGGCCTCCCTCATCGGGCTTGTCGCATCGGCGCTCGTCGCGTCGGTCTTTTTCCACGGGAAGCTCGCTACAATCGGATCCGCTTACGGCGTAATCCCGAGCACGCTTCCGACGCTCGTCATTCCGCACTTGACGTTCGATAAAATCATTCAGCTGCTTCAGCCGGCTTTCGTCATCGCCATGCTCGGCGGCATTGAATCGCTGCTCTCGGCCGTCGTGGCGGATGGCATGTCGGGCAGCCGCCATAACAGCAACCGCGAGCTGATCGGCCAGGGCATCGCCAATCTCGCGGCTCCGTTGTTCGGCGGCATTCCCGCAACCGGCGCGATCGCCCGCACGGCGACGAACATTAAGAGCGGGGCCGCATCGCCGGTCTCAGGTATGGTTCATTCGATCGCCGTGCTGATCATCCTGATGGCGTTCGCGCCGCTCGCCTCCGCCATCCCGCTCGCCGGCATGGCGCCCATCCTGATGGTCGTCGCCTGGAATATGAGCGAGCGCAAAGAGTTCGTTCATATGCTGAAAATGAAATCGGGCGATTCGCTCGTCATGCTGCTGACGTTCCTGCTGACGGTGCTGACGACTTTGACGACGGCCGTCGAAATCGGGCTGGTCATGGCCGTCCTGATGTTCGTCATACGGATGCGGGACAGCCTGATCGTCTCCAAGGTGCTGCCGGATCCGTCTTCGCAAAGCGGGAAGGTGAGGCCTTCCGCGGTCCATGACCGCCGCGATTGCCCGCAAATCAGCATTTATTCGATCGAAGGTCCGTTGTTCTTCGGCGCGGCTAATCAGTTCGAACGGTCGATGGCGGACACGCTTCGCCTGCGTCCGAAGGTGCTGCTGCTCCGAATGGCGAAGGTCCCTTTCATCGATGCGACCGGCGAGGCCCATTTGGCCAGCGTTGTCGGCCGTTTCCGCCGATCCGGCGGCACCGTGCTTGTTTCCGGCATTCGGCCCCAGCCGAAAGCTTATTTACACAAAACCGGTCTGGCGGAACAAATCGGCGAGGACCGATTTTACGAGCATACCGGAGAGGCGATCGGGGAAGCGCTGGGAAGGCTCGAGCTTCACCAATGCGCCGGCTGCAAGCATAACGCGTTTCGCGAGTGCGCCGCGCTGTCATGCGCCGCGGCACAAACCGGTGCAAAGTAACGGACGCCGGCACAGCGAGTGCATGGTTCCCGCTGCCTCAATGGGCAACCTGCTGATTGATTTGCGCGCCTTTATACGTCAGCGATTACGATGCTGCAATTTCGGGCTGTCGGGCCGCTCGATCTTCCTCCCGCTGGTATCGGTTTTGATGCGGCCCTCCGGCTTCAGCGGACATTTCTTGCGTATTTCATTTTTTAAAAGGAAATGAATGCGGTTTCGCGAATACGTTACGTGAAGCGTCTCCGTCGTAACGGACCAGGGGCGCAGCGAACGATCGCGTATGGGAGGAATCGACATGAAGCTCGTGTACGACCAGAAGGACGCCGTCATCCGATTCGGCGCAGAGCAAATCAAGAAAAGCCTGACAAGCGGCGGACAATTTGTCGTCGAGCAGTTCAGCGGGCGGGGAAAGCCGGCGGATCCGGCCAAAGGCATCGTCATCGACAAGCAGTCCGCGCGGAGGGGGCAGCCGCCCAAATATGAACCGCAGTCGTTCCGGATTGTCCGCGCGAA
This genomic window from Paenibacillus humicola contains:
- a CDS encoding permease; this translates as MRSARPPPERAVLKEVRVKTFLQLNTIFLSMVMEAIPFVLLGVIVSGLIQTFLTESFIARIMPRNRLLSTLLGCGIGVFFPACECGIVPITRRLLGKGVPLGAGIAFMLTGPIINPIVLFATYIAFGNDWQMAGIRAGAAIAVAFLVSIAISVLFPALPFRGAGTAAAEIAAAAEPSYAAPKPPLGTQLYEVMVHAVEEFFSVGKFLVLGALIAASMQTFIPTSSLIHMGSNPITSSLVMIVMAFIMSLCSEADAFIASSFRSTFSLGSITAFLVFGPMIDIKNTLMLLGIFKGRFVAVLIALTASATLVVSLLVGRWLG
- a CDS encoding FMN-dependent NADH-azoreductase, producing the protein MATVLYITAHPHDHTASYSMAVGKAFIDSYREAHPQDEVVHLDLYNAHIPAIDADVFSGWGKLRSGSEFEALSDAEKAKVGRLNELVDQFAAADKYVFVSPMWNFSFPPVLKAYVDSFCIAGKTFRYTESGPVGLLTGKKALHIQASGGIYSEGPMTSFESGHSYLAKIMSFIGVPSFEGIFVEGMSYTPDKADSIKQAAIEIAGAAAKQF
- a CDS encoding CGNR zinc finger domain-containing protein; its protein translation is MPKKNPPGFCFVGDHPVLDFINTKLSSYDLLKDYPSLLNWLHEAHLLSREEALAYEQRWPQAQTDEAASTAIELRSNLMQLIEKCRNNRPIADTDLNPVNHLLQDRAVADKLALMDNRFIVERRLVIRKPVDLLVPIAEAAADLLSANKLHLVKRCENPKCMHYFYDTSKNGLRRWCSQKTCGNRMRVNAYLQRHRDKQEAADKD
- a CDS encoding FMN-dependent NADH-azoreductase, whose translation is MAIVLYVTAHPFNHDTHSLSVCRKFMETYREVNPNDEIIHLDLYRENIPQFDADLLQRWGQPPAGPSFEELSKESQAKALRVHALADQFVAADKVVIANPVWNFSIPPLLKTYIDAINIPGKTFKRSNNGMRGLGGLEGTQKGKKVVHIQASGTVLSHGKYQDVELSHRYVKAVMNFMGIEHVEAIYAEGMHERPDLAQKIIELAMEQARTIAKRF
- a CDS encoding dipeptidase, translating into MSYEAYFQTNRERHLDELKEWLSIPSISALSAHKEDVNRAAQWAADRLAEAGLEHVKVHTTGKHPIVYADYLHAPGKPTVLIYGHYDVQPVDPLNLWTTPPFEPDIRDAKLYARGATDDKGQLFLHIKAVEAILKQEGGLPVNVKFCIEGEEEISSPSLPPFLNENRELLAADAVLISDTSLMEPGKPAISTGLRGLCSLEVSVTGANTDLHSGTYGGGVPNALHALVALLATLHDERGRVSVEGFYEGVPELSPLMREEFAKQKLDENRLRESLGLESLYGEEGFSFVERVGARPTLELNGVYGGFQGEGTKTVIPKEAHAKITCRLVGDQDPQDILDKIKRHLQRHIQPGAQLHIQEGEKARAFNADPSDRIFQLAADAYEQVYGTRALFTKDGGSIPIVAAFSRVLSAPVVMMGFGLPNENLHAPNEHFHLENFDKGLRTLVAFLKLM
- a CDS encoding copper amine oxidase N-terminal domain-containing protein, producing MRGKWILTASLAAALTVPSIASAAVPAYSRLIMEGGGQATGSALIKDGAAYLSSSLLESAGMTSKWDKSHRRAEFDGYGRMAAVRVGSRTGVIDSRLVDVYGAPFLYNGELYLPARFIAAALEGGPVEWDAKHRIVSAGGLHTFAGASQTYGGMTYSIHFNTGELFVKDGSGRTRKLANLGSKLYEGAQMDFAKTPGGLMLLTITNNYGEPHLNNHIYTLVLKNGAVIRQSDVLYWNRFEQNVTRYGNRLLLTNGRTLRVIEDGTGNVTDTLNLVKLGGEDDNYFVEGAGDDFLLIRPNKSGLLTLVDRKTGASVKLYDKLLDAEDAKYAVTNDVPFYGDYLKYAGRKGAVLYFKNNSPLRKDNRLYSYTLPVKTAEPPANSQS
- a CDS encoding LTA synthase family protein, producing the protein MRNYFFSGKRTGWPLAVLLLIGMALNFFLQAATLGMNVWQVLAWISNYYWMFITGGLVLFFLLLAFASVFNVYAGTLIVLIIGALIGISDYKKLGTTGEPLYPWDLLLLKNAGEMSKITSGMVSPLAIAAAVVVLAALIFLIVKLPKVRLPLGLRILYAAVSIAAVTAFVQVLGGSHTKLFGAIDYQNIFWNQKVNYSQNGFLFAFAANLKQNLIEKPEGYSEAAVTAIAKKYAAMPDPQPVQEEEQPNIMFMMDEAFFDSTRLPTLKFSEDPLKFIHGGEKSTPAGYMLSPEFGGNTANIEFEALTGMSMYFLKDGSIPYQQKIVKDASLPSIVSILKDRGYQALALHPFDKTFYNRNRVYPILGFDKFTSQTEMPDPQRITPNGYISDLSAVKEAVRELQASDKPTFLHLVTMQNHFPFVKGNNGPNTVTVTGEPEGRKDELETYVQDTKLTDQALAYLANAIKSIKRPTIVAFWGDHLPALSADIYTKAGWDGSPRLKHETPLLYIANFDIGKTPVGTLSPAFIGPTIFELSGQKLPPYYKLLEKVKAEIPGLNKNVLIGGNNTVITGLSNEQKAVLDDYRMIEYDLLEGRGYSKQLLFQ
- a CDS encoding ArsR/SmtB family transcription factor, which codes for MNLELQQFKAEFFKALAHPLRIRILEVLSEGDRTVNEIQSIIGSEGSAVSQQLAVLRNKNVVSGSKDGTSVTYSLRDPLVKDLLVVAKQIFDNHLVGTITLLEHMRTNEQ
- a CDS encoding SulP family inorganic anion transporter, with product MKWSGRFEGYGLHMLRRDLVSGLIVGIVAIPLAMSFAIASGVKPQFGIYTTIIAGFLISLLGGSRFQIGGPTGAFIPVLLGIVLQFGYGDLLIAGMLAGVLLILMGVFRLGALIQFIPRPVTVGFTSGIAVIIFSGQIANFLGLRDIKRHDDFLSSMKEIGLHISTVNPYSITTAAVCLAVIVLMPRLLPRIPASLIGLVASALVASVFFHGKLATIGSAYGVIPSTLPTLVIPHLTFDKIIQLLQPAFVIAMLGGIESLLSAVVADGMSGSRHNSNRELIGQGIANLAAPLFGGIPATGAIARTATNIKSGAASPVSGMVHSIAVLIILMAFAPLASAIPLAGMAPILMVVAWNMSERKEFVHMLKMKSGDSLVMLLTFLLTVLTTLTTAVEIGLVMAVLMFVIRMRDSLIVSKVLPDPSSQSGKVRPSAVHDRRDCPQISIYSIEGPLFFGAANQFERSMADTLRLRPKVLLLRMAKVPFIDATGEAHLASVVGRFRRSGGTVLVSGIRPQPKAYLHKTGLAEQIGEDRFYEHTGEAIGEALGRLELHQCAGCKHNAFRECAALSCAAAQTGAK